CAGCAGGTAGGCCGCGGTGAACGCGGGCAGCACCAGCAGCGCCTGGCCCATCTTGGTCAGGAACGCGAACCCGACCGCCACGCCCGCCAGCGCCAGCCACCACGCCGAGGCGCGCTCGGTGGCCCGCACCGCGCAGTAGGCGCCCGCCACCATCAGCAGCACCAGCAGCGCGTCGGGCAGGTTGAACCGGAACATCAGCACGGCCACCGGGGTGACCGCGAGCGCCGTGCCCGCCATCAACCCGGCCACCGGGCCGGAGGTCCGCTTCACCGCGGCGTGCAGCAGCCACACGGCCAGCACGCCCTCGATCGCCTGCGGTGCCAGCACGGTCCAGCCGGAGAAGCCGAAGACGCGGGCGAACAACCCGCTGACCCACAGCGAGGCGGGCGGCTTGTCCACGGTGATCACGCCGCCGGCGTCGGAGCCGCCGAACAGCCAGGCGGTCCAGCTCTGCGCGCCGGCCTGGGTGGCGGCGGCGTAGTAGCTGTTGCCCCAGCCGGAGTCGGTGAGGTGCCACAGGTAGAGCACCGCGGTGCCCGCGAGCAGCACGACCAGCGCGGGTGTGGTCCAGTTCCGCCCGGGTGCCGGCGCGGCGGGCGCCGGGGCGGGTGCGGTCAGGGTCGCGGTCATCGGGTGGTCTCCAGGGGGTTGTCGCCCGGGGCGGGGCTGTGGGTGTTCTCGGGGACGGGGCCGTGGGCCGGTTCCGGGGCGGCGGCCTGTCGCGCCCGGCCCGGGCGGAAGACCCAGTTGCGCAGCAGCAGGAACCGCAGCACGGTGGCCAGCAGGTTGGCGCCGACGACGGCGCCCAGCTCGGCCGGCCCGCCGGGCTCGGCGACCCGGTGCACCAGCGCGAGCGAGCCGCTGGTCAGCGCCAGGCCGAGGGCGAAGACGAGCAGCCCCTCGAACTGGTGCCTGCCGGCGTCGCGCCTGCCGCGCACGCCGAAGGTGAACCGGCGGTTGGCCGTGGTGTTCGCGATCGCGGTGACCAGCAGCGCCACCAGGTTCGCGCCCTGCGCGCCGATGCCGCCGCGCAGCAGCACGAACAGCAGCAGGTAGGCCAGGGTGCTGACCACGCCGATCGCGCCGAACCGGACGAGTTGGCGGAACAGGCCCACGGGCACCCCCGGTGTCCTCGGCTCCAGCGGTCGCCTGCCCAGCTGGGCGCTCAGCTCGCCGACCGGGATGCGCCCGGTGGCCAGGCCGCGCATGACCCGGGCCACGCCCTTGAGGTCGGCCACGGCGGTGGACACCAGGTCGACCCGGCTGTCGGGGTCGTCGACCCAGTCGACCGGCACCTCGTGGATGCGGGCGCCCGCGCGTTCGGCCAGCACCAGCAGTTCGGTGTCGAAGAACCAGCCGGTGTCCTCCACGTGCGGCAGCAGCCGGCGCGCCACGTCGGCGCGGATGGCCTTGAAGCCGCACTGGGCGTCGGTGAACCGGGCGGCGAGCGTGCCGCGCAGGATCAGGTTGTAGCAGCGCGAGATGAACTCCCGCTTGGGGCCGCGCACCACCCGCGCGCCGCGCGCGAGCCGGCTGCCGATCGCCAGGTCGGAGTGCCCGGAGATCAGCGACGCCACCAGCGGCGCCAGCGCCGCCAGGTCGGTGGACAGGTCGACGTCCATGTACGCCAGCACCGCGGCGTCCGACGCCGACCACACGGCCTTGAGCGCCCGGCCCCGGCCCTTCTGCGCCAGGTGCACCGCCGCCACGCCGGGCAGTTCGCGCGCCAACCCGTCGGCGACCTCGGCGGTCCGGTCGGTGCTCGCGTTGTTCGCGATGGTGATGCGGAAGGGGTAGGGGAAGGTGCGGGAGAGATCGGCGTGCAGCTTGCGCACGCACGGCCCGAGGTCGCGCTCTTCGTTGTACACGGGGACCACCACGTCGAGCACCGCGGTCGTCAGCGTCGCGAAGGTCATGGCCTCACCGTCGTGCCCGGGGCTTGGCGCTTCGTGTGTCATGCCTGTGCGCCCGCTGTGAGGTCGTAGACGGTCACACCGTCCACTTCGGTCGCGGTGAAGTTCTCCTCGACCCACTCGGCGATCCGCTGGGACGCGTCGCTGCCGGACTCGGCGGGCATGCCCGCGCCGCCCAGGAAGTAGTGGACGCGTCCGTCCTCGACGAGCTGTCGGAACTGCTCCGGCGTCGGTGCGGGGTCGGTGCCGTTGAACCCGCCGACGGCCATCACCGGCATGCCGCTGCCGAGCTGGAACCCGGCCGCGTTGTTCGACCCCACGGCCGCGGCGGCCCACGTGTAGCCGTCGCTCTCGCGGAGCAGGGCGACCAGTTCGTCACCCGGTTCGCTGGCGCTGAGCAGACCACCGGGCCCGCCCATGCCGCGCATCATGGTGAACCCGCCGCCCATCCGGCCGCCCAGCGCCGGGCCCGCGCTGGGGATCGCGCCGGAGTGCGGCGTGGCGGCCGTGGCCACCGAGTAGGCGCCCGGCCCGAGCAGCACGGCGACCAGCGCGACCGGCACGACCGCCGCGGCGGGCGCGACGGCGGCCAGGAACAACCCCACCGCGGCCAGCAGCCCCAGCACCAGCACCACCGAGGCGAGCAGCGCGGACCAGCCCAGCAGCAGCAGGTAGCACTGGAGCGCCGACACCGCCGCCGCACCGGACAGCGCCGCGGCGGCGACGGGTTCGTGCCGCCTGCGCCACAGCGCGAGCGCGCCGGTGCCGATCAGGCCGCCGATGGCCGGTGCCAGGGCCACCGTGTAGTAGGAGTGGATGATGCCGCTCATGAAGCTGAAGACCAGGGCGGTGACCACCAGCCAGCCGCCCCACAGCGCGAGCCCGGCGCGCCCGGTCCGGTCGGCCGCCCACCAGCCGGCGACCAGCAGCACCACGGCGGTCGGCAGCAGCCAGGCGATCTGGCTGCCCATCTCCGAGCCGAGCAGCCGGCTCCACCCCGTGGACCCCCACCCGCCACCGCCGCCGACGCTGCCGACCTCCTCACCGGTCAGCCGGCCGAGGCCGTTGTAGCCCAGGGCGAGTTCGAGCACGCTGTTGCCCTGCGAGCCGCCGATGTAGGGGCGGGAGCCGGCGGGCACCAGCTCCACCGCCAGCACCCACCAGCCGCCCGCGACGACCACCGCCCCCAGCGCCGCGGCCAGGTGCCGGAGCTTGCGCGCCGTTCCCGCCGGCGCGAACACCAGGTACACCAGGCCGAACGCGGGCAGCACCAGGAACGCCTGGAGCATCTTGGCCAGGAAGCCGAAGCCCACCGCCACGCCCGCGAGCACCAGCCACCGCGCCGAGGCGCGTTCGGTGGCCCGCACCGTGCAGTAGGCGCCCGCCACGAGCAGCAGCACCAGCAGCGCGTCCGGGTTGTTGAACCGGAACATCAGCACCGCCACCGGCGTGAGCGCCAGCACCGCGCCCGCGACCAGCCCGGCCGCTTCGCCGGACGTGCGGCGCACAGTGGCGTGCAGCAGGCCGACGCTCGCCACGCCCATCAGGGCCTGGGGGACCAGGATGCTCCACGCGTTGACCCCGAACAGCCGGGCCGACAGGCCCATCACCCAGGTGGCCGCGGGCGTCTTGTCGACGGTGATGGCGCCGGAGGCGTCGGTGGCCCCGAAGAACCAGGCGGACCAGCTCCGGGCACCCGCCTGCGCGGCGGCGGAGTAGTAGGCGTTGGCCCAGCCGGAGTCGCCCAGGCGCCACAGGTACAGCACCGCCGTCCCGGCCAACAACAGCAACAGGGGTAGTCGCGCTCGCATGCGGTCGAGCCTGTCCGGCCGGGCTGGGTGGTCCTTGTGCCCCGCCTGTGAGCCGGCTGTGCGCGGGAAGATCACCCGCACCCGGCGGCTCGCGCCGAACCCGCCCGCTCAAGCCCTGCTTGCGCCCAGCCCTGCCCGGGCCCAGCCCTGCCCGCGCCCGGTGTCCCGCCCCAAGTTTGATGGAGGTGTCGAACACCCGGAGGATTCACGGTCATGGCGGCACCGCGGAAGTACCCCGACGAGTTGCGGGAGCGGGCCACGCGCTTGGCGGTCGAGGCCGGGCACGACCACGACGGACGCGGCCAGGATCGCCACGCACACCCACCCGACCAGCACTGCTGCTCTGACCGGTTGAACTCACCCAGTACCGGGTGATCCGCTGCACCCGGCGGCTGGCCGAGGCGTTCAACTCGTTGCACAAGGTCGAGTTCGTCCGCGATCGCGGCTCGTGGTGGGGCCCGGACGACCCGGAGATCGCGACCGTCGAGTACATCGAGCCGAGAAGCTCACCCGCGCCCGCGATGATCCGGAACGGCTGACTCGCGGCCTGGGCTCGCGGCACCACCCGACCGGGCAGGCCGGCACCGACCGGGTCACGGCCACCGACCCCGCCACCGGCAAACCCACCCTGACCTGGTGGTTCGACCAGGCCGCACTGGACGCCGAAGCCGCTACCGACGGTCTGCCCGGCATTGCCGATCTTCTGCCTCATCGAGCGTTCCGTCCGCCGGGCCCTCGCCCCGGACACCACCACGACCGGGCTGCATCCCGGCTCGCGGTCGACCCGACCCGACCACCATGATCGATCAATCCCCGATTCCGGGGACCACCTCACTCATCGCCATGTGCGAAAGACGGGGCTAGCGTGGCAGTAACTCGACTGTTGAGGGTGACTGCGATGGCGGAGGGTGCCGGGGTGCCCGGGATGGTGCCGGTGGAGCGGGCCGAGCTGGCTACCCGGGACATGGATGTATTGGCTGACATGGTCAGGGAGCTGGTCGTTGACCACACGCCCAGCTTCCGGTGCCCCGACCCCGGCCAGGCCGCTGGGCTGATCCGCTCGGCGACGGCGCAGGGGCTGAACGCGGCCTTGTTCCGTTACCAGGGTTTCGCCTACAGCGCCGAGATGAGCCCGACCAGCCCGCCCATGGCGGTGACGTTCCTCCGGGGCTCAGGTGTCATCGCGACCGCCCAGGAGGAGATCCGGCCCGCGGACGGGGACGTCTTCCTGCTGCCGCCCCACCAGCCCGCCACGGCCACCATCGACCAGATGGAGGCCATCATGCTGCGGATCCCGTGGGCTGCGGCCGCTGATCTGGCCCAGCACCATGCCGGGCTGCCCGCGGGCGAGCTCCGGTTCGAGGCCATGGTCCCGGTCTCGCCGGCCCGGCAGCGCGTGTTCGCCCGGACGGCGCAGTTCATCTGCGGTCAGGTGACCACCTCCGGGGCGGCCGGAATCCACCCGTTGGTGCTGCCGGAGCTGACCCGGGTGGCCGCCGCCGCGTTCCTGGAAACGTTCCCGAACACGACGATGACGGCCGGGTACGTGCCCGGCCCGGGCTGGGTGGCGCCGGCCGCGGTGCACCGGGCGGTCGTGTTCATCACCGAGAACGCCGCCCAGCCGGTCACGGTCGCCGAGATCGCGGCGGCGGCCGGGGTCACCGGCCGGGCGCTGCGGGAGGCGTTCCTCCGTTATTTCGAGATCACGCCACAGGGTTTTCTGCGCCGGGCCCGGCTGGAGCGCGCCCACGCCGACCTCACCGCCGCCGAACCGGGCAGCGGGGTGACCGTCGCCGAGGTGGCCCGCCGGTGGGGCTGGGCCGGCAGCAGCCAGTTCAGTGCCGCCTACCGGCAGCGGTTCGGGGTCACGCCCGGCCGCACCCTGCGAGGCTGACGGTGGTGCCCCCCGAGGTCCGCACCTCTGAAATCGAGGTCTCCGGTGCGGAGGGGATGGAACACCTCCTCACCGGTGCCTACGGCACGTCCACCCGCATCCGCGCCGATGGCGGCCCGCATCTGATGCGCCACCACCGACCGACGCGGGCCTGATCCCCCTGGCTGCCGTCCACCAGTCGGCCGACCTCCAATGCGAGGTCGAGCCGCTGCACACGGTGGTCGTCAACCGCGCGTTGACCTCGCAGGGGGAACGCGCCGGCGGCTCCAGCGACCGCCGCTACGGCACCGGGGAACTGTTCGTCAACAGCTACCCAGACCTGCCCTGCACCGCCCGGTGGACGCCCGGCCAGATCGACAACACCACCATCGACCCGGCCCTGCTCGCCCACGTCGCGGCGACCGCCCCCGCCCGCCGCCCGCGGTCGCTGCGGCTCACCGCCCTGGACCCCTGCTCACCGCAGGCCGCCGACTACCGCCGCGCCTACGGCACCGCCCCCAGCCAGACCCTGCGCGACGGCTGACCAAGACTGACGCCGGACGCACCCGCCCCGGCAACGACCTCGCCCTGGACGCGCTGCAGATGGCGATCCGGCGCCGACCTGACCGGATCGGTGCGTCACGGCGACCGCGGCGTGCGGCACCGGGTGATCCGCTCAACCCACCTGTGCCGACCCCACCGCGGCTCAGCGCGGCAGCCGGACCGTGAAGGTGGTCCGGCCCGGCCGGCTCGTCACCCGCACGCCGCCCTGGTGCGCCGCCACCACCGCGGCCACGATCGACAGCCCCAGCCCGGTGCTCCCCGCCGCCCGCGAGCGGGACGTGTCGCCGCGCGCGAACCGCTCGAACACCTCGCCCTGCAGCTCCTCGGGGATGCCCGGCCCGTCGTCGGTGACCGCGACCTCCACCGCCCCGCCTCCGACGCCGATCGAGGTCACCACGGTCGTCCCCGGCGGCGTGTGCACGCGGGCGTTGGACAGCAGGTTCGCCAGCACCTGGTGCAGCTTGTGCTGGTCACCGGTCACCAGCACGGCGTCCGGCGGCAGCCGCAACCGCCACTCGTGGTCGGGCCCGGCGATCCGCGCGTCGCTGACCGCGTCGACCACCAGCCGCGACAGGTCGACCGGTTCCCGGCCCAGCGGCCGGCCCGCGTCGAGCCGGGCGAGCAGCAGCAGGTCCTCCACCAGCGACGTCATCCGCACCGCCTCGGACTCCACCCGCCGCATGGCGTGCCCGACCTGCGGCGGCACCTCGTCGTTGCTGCGGCGGGTCAGCTCCGCGTAGCCGCGGATCGCCGCCAGCGGCGTGCGCAGCTCGTGGCTGGCGTCGGCGACGAACTGCCGGACCCGCGTCTCGCTGGCGTACCGGGCCTCCAGCGCGCTGCCGACGTGGCCGAGCATCTTGTTCAGCGCCAGGCCGACCTTGCCGACCTCGGTGTCGGGGTTGGCGTCCTCCTCGGCCACCCGCTCGGCCAGCGCCACCTCGCCCTTGTGCAGCGGCAGCTCCGCGACCCGGGTGGCGGTCTCGGCGACCCGGTCCAGCGGGCGCAGCGCCCGGCGCACCACGAACGTCCCGGCCAGGATCGCCGCGGTCAACCCGGCCAGCGACACCCCGCCGAGGATCAGGCCCAGCTGCCACACCGTGCTGTTCACGTCGTCCAGCGGCAGGCCGGTGATCAGCGTGTCGCCGGTCCGGGTGACGGTGGAGATGACCCGGAACTCGCCGAGGTCGCCGCCCAGGTCCACGGTGCGGGGCCCGCTGCCGGTGGCGCCGGCGACCAGCGCGCTCGCCTCGCTCGGCAGTTGCTCGGCCTGGGCGCTCTCGTCCAGCCGGTAGCCCTCCCGGCCGCCGTCCGGGGAGGTGACGACCAACAGCGTGCCGAGGTCGAAGCCGGGGCCGCCCAGCGGTCTTTCCGGCCGGGGGTTGCCGGGCAGCGGGGGCAGCATGCGGGTGGCCCGCTCGGCCGCCAGCTGCAGCTGCTCGTCCAGCCGGCCGACGAGGAAGTCGCGCAGCGCGAACCCGCTGACCACGCCGATGATCGCGCACAGCACGGCGAGCAGGGCCAGTTGCCCGACCAGCAGCCTGGTCCGCAGCGACCAGGTCCTAGGTCGCAGGCTTGAGGACATACCCGGCGCCCCGCATCGTGTGGATCATCGGCGCTCTGCCGGCGTCGATCTTCTTGCGCAGGTAGGAGATGTAGAGCTCGACGATGTTGGCCTGGCCGCCGAAGTCGTAGTTCCACACCCGGTCCAGGATCTGCGCCTTCGACAGCACCCGCCGGGGGTTGCGCATCAGGAACCGCAGCAGCTCGAACTCGGTCGCGGTCAGGTCGATCGACCGGCCGCCCCGGCGCACCTCGCGGGTCTCCTCGTCCAGCACCAGGTCGCCCACCACCAGCTCGG
This portion of the Saccharothrix syringae genome encodes:
- a CDS encoding ArnT family glycosyltransferase gives rise to the protein MRARLPLLLLLAGTAVLYLWRLGDSGWANAYYSAAAQAGARSWSAWFFGATDASGAITVDKTPAATWVMGLSARLFGVNAWSILVPQALMGVASVGLLHATVRRTSGEAAGLVAGAVLALTPVAVLMFRFNNPDALLVLLLVAGAYCTVRATERASARWLVLAGVAVGFGFLAKMLQAFLVLPAFGLVYLVFAPAGTARKLRHLAAALGAVVVAGGWWVLAVELVPAGSRPYIGGSQGNSVLELALGYNGLGRLTGEEVGSVGGGGGWGSTGWSRLLGSEMGSQIAWLLPTAVVLLVAGWWAADRTGRAGLALWGGWLVVTALVFSFMSGIIHSYYTVALAPAIGGLIGTGALALWRRRHEPVAAAALSGAAAVSALQCYLLLLGWSALLASVVLVLGLLAAVGLFLAAVAPAAAVVPVALVAVLLGPGAYSVATAATPHSGAIPSAGPALGGRMGGGFTMMRGMGGPGGLLSASEPGDELVALLRESDGYTWAAAAVGSNNAAGFQLGSGMPVMAVGGFNGTDPAPTPEQFRQLVEDGRVHYFLGGAGMPAESGSDASQRIAEWVEENFTATEVDGVTVYDLTAGAQA
- a CDS encoding bifunctional glycosyltransferase family 2/GtrA family protein → MTFATLTTAVLDVVVPVYNEERDLGPCVRKLHADLSRTFPYPFRITIANNASTDRTAEVADGLARELPGVAAVHLAQKGRGRALKAVWSASDAAVLAYMDVDLSTDLAALAPLVASLISGHSDLAIGSRLARGARVVRGPKREFISRCYNLILRGTLAARFTDAQCGFKAIRADVARRLLPHVEDTGWFFDTELLVLAERAGARIHEVPVDWVDDPDSRVDLVSTAVADLKGVARVMRGLATGRIPVGELSAQLGRRPLEPRTPGVPVGLFRQLVRFGAIGVVSTLAYLLLFVLLRGGIGAQGANLVALLVTAIANTTANRRFTFGVRGRRDAGRHQFEGLLVFALGLALTSGSLALVHRVAEPGGPAELGAVVGANLLATVLRFLLLRNWVFRPGRARQAAAPEPAHGPVPENTHSPAPGDNPLETTR
- a CDS encoding sensor histidine kinase; translation: MSSSLRPRTWSLRTRLLVGQLALLAVLCAIIGVVSGFALRDFLVGRLDEQLQLAAERATRMLPPLPGNPRPERPLGGPGFDLGTLLVVTSPDGGREGYRLDESAQAEQLPSEASALVAGATGSGPRTVDLGGDLGEFRVISTVTRTGDTLITGLPLDDVNSTVWQLGLILGGVSLAGLTAAILAGTFVVRRALRPLDRVAETATRVAELPLHKGEVALAERVAEEDANPDTEVGKVGLALNKMLGHVGSALEARYASETRVRQFVADASHELRTPLAAIRGYAELTRRSNDEVPPQVGHAMRRVESEAVRMTSLVEDLLLLARLDAGRPLGREPVDLSRLVVDAVSDARIAGPDHEWRLRLPPDAVLVTGDQHKLHQVLANLLSNARVHTPPGTTVVTSIGVGGGAVEVAVTDDGPGIPEELQGEVFERFARGDTSRSRAAGSTGLGLSIVAAVVAAHQGGVRVTSRPGRTTFTVRLPR
- a CDS encoding helix-turn-helix transcriptional regulator, which produces MAEGAGVPGMVPVERAELATRDMDVLADMVRELVVDHTPSFRCPDPGQAAGLIRSATAQGLNAALFRYQGFAYSAEMSPTSPPMAVTFLRGSGVIATAQEEIRPADGDVFLLPPHQPATATIDQMEAIMLRIPWAAAADLAQHHAGLPAGELRFEAMVPVSPARQRVFARTAQFICGQVTTSGAAGIHPLVLPELTRVAAAAFLETFPNTTMTAGYVPGPGWVAPAAVHRAVVFITENAAQPVTVAEIAAAAGVTGRALREAFLRYFEITPQGFLRRARLERAHADLTAAEPGSGVTVAEVARRWGWAGSSQFSAAYRQRFGVTPGRTLRG